From the genome of Candidatus Brocadiaceae bacterium, one region includes:
- a CDS encoding zinc-binding dehydrogenase, translated as MRQILQNLKSGATELAELPCPAVRPGHVLIRTRASLVSAGTERMLVEFSEAGLIGKARRQPEKVRQVLDKIRADGLLPTLEAVFARLDEPMPLGYCNAGVVLDVGAGVDDLRPGDRVASNGPHAEVVCVPRNLCARVPEGVSDEAAAFTVAGSIALQAVRLAAPAVGEHVAVLGLGLVGLLAVQILRANGCRVMGTDFVPERRALAERFGAQTVDLAAEADPVEAAMAATAGRGMDAVLIAAATDSDAPVRQAAKMSRQRGRVVLVGVAGLKLNRADFYEKELSFQVSCSYGPGRYDPAYEQGGRDYPYGFVRWTERRNMEAVLALMAEGRLDAEALVSERMPFAEAAESYRRLAGGRAIGTVFTYGESEPDRATAVAVTPGRGLARQGQGPGHAGGVAVVGAIGAGQFARYVQFPLLKRAGARRLRVADLDPVAARHAAGKFGFETAGTDYRELLADEAVNAVFVTVPHHLHAPIAAEALAAGKCVHVEKPLAIDLDGVRRVREALAGAAGWVTAGFNRRFSPHARRMRELLAARTGPLSMTMTVNAGAIPPDHWIQNPAVGGGRIIGEGCHFVDTLRFLAGACIERVRAAAVSGSPDGVDEDKTALVLDFADGSLGVINYFASGHKAYPKERLEAFCDGKVLALNNFRQLRGHGWRRFRRMVLRRQDKGHRGAVEAFLRAVASGGPAPIPYDEVEEVTLATFAAVRSMREGGRTVPLEELRAELEAAGH; from the coding sequence ATGAGACAGATCCTCCAGAACCTCAAGTCCGGGGCCACCGAACTGGCCGAACTCCCCTGCCCCGCCGTCCGGCCCGGCCACGTGCTCATCCGCACGCGCGCCAGCCTCGTCTCGGCCGGCACCGAACGCATGCTCGTCGAGTTCTCCGAGGCCGGCCTGATCGGCAAGGCCCGACGCCAGCCCGAAAAGGTCCGCCAGGTCCTCGATAAGATCCGCGCCGACGGCCTGCTGCCCACGCTCGAAGCCGTCTTCGCCCGACTCGACGAGCCCATGCCGCTCGGCTACTGCAACGCCGGCGTCGTGCTGGACGTGGGCGCCGGGGTGGACGACCTGCGCCCGGGCGACCGCGTGGCGTCCAACGGCCCGCACGCCGAGGTCGTGTGCGTGCCGCGCAACCTGTGCGCACGCGTGCCCGAGGGCGTGAGCGACGAGGCGGCGGCCTTCACCGTGGCCGGGTCGATCGCCCTGCAGGCCGTGCGCCTGGCCGCACCGGCCGTGGGCGAGCACGTGGCCGTGCTGGGGCTCGGGCTGGTGGGCCTGCTGGCCGTGCAGATCCTGCGCGCGAACGGCTGCCGCGTGATGGGGACCGATTTCGTGCCCGAACGCCGCGCGCTGGCCGAGCGGTTCGGCGCGCAGACGGTGGACCTGGCCGCCGAGGCGGACCCCGTGGAAGCGGCCATGGCGGCCACGGCCGGACGCGGGATGGACGCGGTGCTGATCGCCGCGGCGACCGACAGCGATGCGCCCGTGCGCCAGGCGGCGAAGATGAGCCGCCAGCGCGGGCGTGTGGTGCTGGTGGGCGTGGCCGGGCTGAAGCTGAACCGGGCGGATTTCTACGAGAAGGAGCTGAGCTTCCAGGTCTCGTGCTCCTACGGCCCGGGCCGCTACGACCCGGCCTACGAGCAGGGCGGGCGGGACTACCCGTACGGGTTCGTGCGCTGGACGGAGCGGCGCAATATGGAGGCCGTGCTGGCGCTGATGGCCGAGGGCCGGCTGGACGCGGAGGCGCTGGTCTCCGAGCGGATGCCCTTCGCCGAAGCGGCAGAGTCCTACAGGCGCCTGGCGGGCGGCCGGGCGATCGGAACGGTGTTCACATACGGCGAGTCGGAGCCGGACCGGGCGACGGCGGTGGCCGTGACACCCGGCCGGGGGCTGGCCCGGCAGGGCCAGGGGCCGGGCCACGCAGGCGGCGTCGCGGTGGTGGGGGCGATCGGCGCGGGGCAGTTTGCGCGCTACGTGCAGTTCCCGCTGCTCAAGCGCGCGGGCGCGCGGCGGCTGCGCGTGGCCGACCTGGACCCGGTGGCGGCACGGCACGCAGCCGGCAAGTTCGGGTTCGAGACGGCCGGGACGGACTACCGCGAGCTGCTGGCCGACGAGGCGGTCAACGCGGTGTTCGTGACCGTGCCGCACCATCTGCACGCGCCGATCGCGGCCGAGGCGCTGGCGGCGGGCAAGTGCGTGCACGTGGAGAAGCCGCTGGCGATCGACCTGGACGGCGTGCGGCGGGTGCGCGAGGCGCTGGCCGGGGCGGCCGGCTGGGTGACGGCCGGGTTCAACCGGCGCTTCTCGCCGCACGCGCGCCGCATGCGCGAGCTTCTGGCCGCGCGCACGGGGCCGCTGAGCATGACGATGACGGTCAACGCCGGGGCGATCCCGCCGGACCACTGGATCCAGAACCCGGCGGTCGGCGGCGGGCGCATCATCGGCGAGGGGTGCCACTTCGTGGACACGCTGCGCTTCCTGGCGGGCGCGTGCATCGAGCGCGTGCGCGCGGCGGCGGTGAGCGGCAGCCCGGACGGTGTGGACGAGGACAAGACGGCGCTGGTGCTGGACTTCGCGGACGGCTCGCTGGGCGTGATCAACTACTTCGCCTCGGGGCACAAGGCGTACCCGAAGGAGCGGCTGGAGGCATTCTGCGACGGCAAGGTACTTGCTCTGAACAACTTCCGACAACTGCGCGGGCACGGGTGGCGGCGCTTCCGCCGCATGGTGCTGCGCCGCCAGGACAAGGGCCACCGCGGGGCGGTCGAGGCGTTCCTGCGGGCGGTGGCATCGGGCGGCCCGGCGCCGATCCCCTACGACGAGGTCGAGGAGGTGACGCTGGCGACTTTTGCGGCCGTGCGGTCGATGCGCGAGGGCGGGCGCACGGTGCCGCTGGAGGAACTGCGGGCGGAACTGGAGGCGGCGGGGCACTGA